A stretch of Castanea sativa cultivar Marrone di Chiusa Pesio chromosome 2, ASM4071231v1 DNA encodes these proteins:
- the LOC142624274 gene encoding protein DA1-related 1-like isoform X2 — protein sequence MKDFEGSSHRGQYHGNYADERIWDGARLVDEWTVIEKEDLECAVAMSLSEQDPKGKNVIEEDEHVSKAQLVEDEQFAKALQESYPLEEDEWIAKAFQESYPLEEVIQLCIESYPLEEDEQALHESYPLEKDEQLAKAFEESYPLEEVIQVGIESYPLEEDGHALHESYPLEEDEQLAKALQDSYPLEEDEQLAKALQESYPLEEVVQLAIKSYPLEEDEQLAKALHESYPLEEDEQLAKALQESYPLAEDEQLAKALQESYPLEEDEQLAKALHESLLESPPRYGICAGCNSQISHGKILHHMDAIWHAECFRCHACNLPIKDCEFSKSGKHRYHKSCHKKPHPPICEVCKNFIPTNSAGLIECRERPFWKQQFCPSHEHDRTAQCCSCERMETRDRKYLLLDDGRKLCLECLDSAVMDTNECQPLYIEIQNFFEGLHMKVEQKIPMFLVERQALNVAMDGEKNGHHHMPETRGLCMSEEQTVTTISRRPRRADNQFIDMITEPRRLNRRCEVTAILVLYGLPRLLTGSILAHEMMHAWLRLKGYPNLSPKVEEGICQVLAHMWMESEILSASGSDVDSSSSSSSPSSSLSSKKGKRSEFEKKLGQFFKHQIETDTSSVYGDGFREGNEAVLKFDLKTTLDHIRLSGSFPG from the exons ATGAAGGATTTTGAAGGTTCTAGCCATAGAGGCCAATATCATGGGAACTATGCAGACGAAAGAATTTGGGATGGGGCTCGTTTAGTG GATGAATGGACAGTTATTGAGAAAGAAGATCTTGAGTGTGCTGTGGCAATGTCACTTTCAGAACAAGACCCAAAAGGGAAAAACGTGATTG AGGAAGATGAACATGTTTCTAAAGCTCAATTGGTAGAAGATGAACAATTTGCCAAAGCTCTTCAAGAAAGTTACCCTTTGGAGGAAGATGAATGGATTGCGAAAGCTTTTCAAGAAAGTTATCCTTTGGAGGAAGTCATACAGCTTTGCATAGAAAGTTATCCTTTGGAGGAAGATGAACAAGCTCTTCATGAAAGTTATCCTTTGGAGAAAGATGAACAGCTTGCCAAAGCTTTTGAAGAAAGTTATCCATTGGAGGAAGTCATACAAGTTGGCATAGAAAGTTATCCTTTGGAGGAAGATGGACACGCCCTTCATGAAAGTTATCCTTTGGAGGAAGATGAACAACTTGCCAAAGCTCTTCAAGACAGTTATCCTTTGGAGGAAGATGAACAGCTTGCCAAAGCTCTTCAAGAAAGTTATCCTTTGGAGGAAGTTGTACAACTGGCCATAAAAAGTTATCCTTTGGAGGAAGATGAACAACTTGCCAAAGCTCTTCATGAAAGTTATCCTTTGGAGGAAGATGAACAACTTGCCAAAGCTCTTCAAGAAAGTTATCCTTTGGCGGAAGATGAACAACTTGCCAAGGCTCTTCAAGAAAGTTATCCTTTGGAGGAAGATGAACAACTTGCCAAAGCTCTTCACGAAAGTCTCTTGGAGTCTCCTCCACGATACGG GATCTGTGCTGGCTGCAACTCTCAGATTAGCCATGGGAAAATTTTGCACCACATGGATGCTATTTGGCATGCAGAATGTTTTCGTTGTCATGCTTGTAATCTACCCATTAAGGATTGTgag TTTTCTAAGTCAGGCAAGCACCGTTATCACAAATCCTGCCATAAGAAGCCGCATCCCCCAATATGTGAGGTTTGCAAGAATTTT ATCCCAACAAATTCAGCAGGTCTTATTGAGTGTAGGGAACGTCCTTTCTGGAAGCAGCAATTCTGCCCCTCACATGAACATGACAGAACTGCTCAGTGTTGCAGCTGTGAAAGAATGGAG ACGAGGGACAGGAAATATCTATTACTTGATGATGGTCGGAAGCTTTGTCTAGAGTGTCTAGACTCAGCAGTTATGGATACTAATGAATGCCAGCCTCTTTAtattgaaatacaaaatttcttCGAAGGTTTACATATGAAAGTGGAGCAGAAAATTCCAATGTTCTTGGTTGAGAGACAAGCACTAAATGTGGCCATGGATGGAGAAAAGAAT GGTCACCATCACATGCCTGAGACCAGAGGACTTTGTATGTCAGAGGAGCAGACGGTTACCACT ATCTCTAGGAGGCCAAGGAGGGCGGACAACCAATTTATAGACATGATAACTGAGCCTCGTAGGTTGAACCGTAGGTGTGAAGTAACAGCAATTCTTGTTTTGTATGGCCTTCCTAG GTTGTTGACTGGGTCAATCCTGGCTCATGAGATGATGCATGCGTGGCTCAGGCTTAAAG GTTACCCCAATCTTAGTCCAAAGGTTGAAGAGGGTATCTGCCAGGTCTTAGCTCATATGTGGATGGAGTCTGAGATCCTTTCAGCATCTGGAAGTGATGTTgattcatcatcatcttcttcatcaccCTCTTCTTCCTTGTCATCAAAAAAGGGTAAACGATCTGAGTTTGAGAAGAAACTTGGTCAGTTTTTCAAACACCAGATCGAGACAGATACATCATCAGTTTATGGAGATGGATTCAGGGAAGGAAACGAGGCAGTGCTCAAATTTGACCTGAAGACTACTCTTGACCATATTCGATTGTCAGGAAGCTTTCCTGGTTGA
- the LOC142624274 gene encoding protein DA1-related 1-like isoform X1, giving the protein MKDFEGSSHRGQYHGNYADERIWDGARLVDEWTVIEKEDLECAVAMSLSEQDPKGKNVIDDDSKSEEDEHVSKAQLVEDEQFAKALQESYPLEEDEWIAKAFQESYPLEEVIQLCIESYPLEEDEQALHESYPLEKDEQLAKAFEESYPLEEVIQVGIESYPLEEDGHALHESYPLEEDEQLAKALQDSYPLEEDEQLAKALQESYPLEEVVQLAIKSYPLEEDEQLAKALHESYPLEEDEQLAKALQESYPLAEDEQLAKALQESYPLEEDEQLAKALHESLLESPPRYGICAGCNSQISHGKILHHMDAIWHAECFRCHACNLPIKDCEFSKSGKHRYHKSCHKKPHPPICEVCKNFIPTNSAGLIECRERPFWKQQFCPSHEHDRTAQCCSCERMETRDRKYLLLDDGRKLCLECLDSAVMDTNECQPLYIEIQNFFEGLHMKVEQKIPMFLVERQALNVAMDGEKNGHHHMPETRGLCMSEEQTVTTISRRPRRADNQFIDMITEPRRLNRRCEVTAILVLYGLPRLLTGSILAHEMMHAWLRLKGYPNLSPKVEEGICQVLAHMWMESEILSASGSDVDSSSSSSSPSSSLSSKKGKRSEFEKKLGQFFKHQIETDTSSVYGDGFREGNEAVLKFDLKTTLDHIRLSGSFPG; this is encoded by the exons ATGAAGGATTTTGAAGGTTCTAGCCATAGAGGCCAATATCATGGGAACTATGCAGACGAAAGAATTTGGGATGGGGCTCGTTTAGTG GATGAATGGACAGTTATTGAGAAAGAAGATCTTGAGTGTGCTGTGGCAATGTCACTTTCAGAACAAGACCCAAAAGGGAAAAACGTGATTG atgATGACTCTAAATCAGAGGAAGATGAACATGTTTCTAAAGCTCAATTGGTAGAAGATGAACAATTTGCCAAAGCTCTTCAAGAAAGTTACCCTTTGGAGGAAGATGAATGGATTGCGAAAGCTTTTCAAGAAAGTTATCCTTTGGAGGAAGTCATACAGCTTTGCATAGAAAGTTATCCTTTGGAGGAAGATGAACAAGCTCTTCATGAAAGTTATCCTTTGGAGAAAGATGAACAGCTTGCCAAAGCTTTTGAAGAAAGTTATCCATTGGAGGAAGTCATACAAGTTGGCATAGAAAGTTATCCTTTGGAGGAAGATGGACACGCCCTTCATGAAAGTTATCCTTTGGAGGAAGATGAACAACTTGCCAAAGCTCTTCAAGACAGTTATCCTTTGGAGGAAGATGAACAGCTTGCCAAAGCTCTTCAAGAAAGTTATCCTTTGGAGGAAGTTGTACAACTGGCCATAAAAAGTTATCCTTTGGAGGAAGATGAACAACTTGCCAAAGCTCTTCATGAAAGTTATCCTTTGGAGGAAGATGAACAACTTGCCAAAGCTCTTCAAGAAAGTTATCCTTTGGCGGAAGATGAACAACTTGCCAAGGCTCTTCAAGAAAGTTATCCTTTGGAGGAAGATGAACAACTTGCCAAAGCTCTTCACGAAAGTCTCTTGGAGTCTCCTCCACGATACGG GATCTGTGCTGGCTGCAACTCTCAGATTAGCCATGGGAAAATTTTGCACCACATGGATGCTATTTGGCATGCAGAATGTTTTCGTTGTCATGCTTGTAATCTACCCATTAAGGATTGTgag TTTTCTAAGTCAGGCAAGCACCGTTATCACAAATCCTGCCATAAGAAGCCGCATCCCCCAATATGTGAGGTTTGCAAGAATTTT ATCCCAACAAATTCAGCAGGTCTTATTGAGTGTAGGGAACGTCCTTTCTGGAAGCAGCAATTCTGCCCCTCACATGAACATGACAGAACTGCTCAGTGTTGCAGCTGTGAAAGAATGGAG ACGAGGGACAGGAAATATCTATTACTTGATGATGGTCGGAAGCTTTGTCTAGAGTGTCTAGACTCAGCAGTTATGGATACTAATGAATGCCAGCCTCTTTAtattgaaatacaaaatttcttCGAAGGTTTACATATGAAAGTGGAGCAGAAAATTCCAATGTTCTTGGTTGAGAGACAAGCACTAAATGTGGCCATGGATGGAGAAAAGAAT GGTCACCATCACATGCCTGAGACCAGAGGACTTTGTATGTCAGAGGAGCAGACGGTTACCACT ATCTCTAGGAGGCCAAGGAGGGCGGACAACCAATTTATAGACATGATAACTGAGCCTCGTAGGTTGAACCGTAGGTGTGAAGTAACAGCAATTCTTGTTTTGTATGGCCTTCCTAG GTTGTTGACTGGGTCAATCCTGGCTCATGAGATGATGCATGCGTGGCTCAGGCTTAAAG GTTACCCCAATCTTAGTCCAAAGGTTGAAGAGGGTATCTGCCAGGTCTTAGCTCATATGTGGATGGAGTCTGAGATCCTTTCAGCATCTGGAAGTGATGTTgattcatcatcatcttcttcatcaccCTCTTCTTCCTTGTCATCAAAAAAGGGTAAACGATCTGAGTTTGAGAAGAAACTTGGTCAGTTTTTCAAACACCAGATCGAGACAGATACATCATCAGTTTATGGAGATGGATTCAGGGAAGGAAACGAGGCAGTGCTCAAATTTGACCTGAAGACTACTCTTGACCATATTCGATTGTCAGGAAGCTTTCCTGGTTGA
- the LOC142624509 gene encoding protein DA1-related 1-like translates to MGWLTKVFKGSSHRGQYHGTHGDGRTWDGAHGSADEWADIEKEELDCAIAISLSEQDQKGKKVIDDDSQSEEDECLAGAKSEEDESLAEAKSEEDEHLHEVKSEGDEHVSKAQLEEDEQLAKAIQESLFLDSPPHDNRNIFQPYPFPFPSGHRICAGCNTEIGHGRFLSCMDAVWHPGCFCCHACNLPINDHEFSMSGKRPYHKSCYKEQHHPRCDVCKIFIPTNSAGLIEYRAHPFWMQKYCPSHERDRTPRCCSCERMEPRDTRYLLLEDGRKLCLECLDSAVMDTHECQPLYLEIQDFYEGLHMKVEQQVPMLLVERQALNEAMEGEKNGHHHMPETRGLCLSEEQTVTTISRRPRMADYQFMDMITEPRRLIRRCEVTAILVLYGLPRLLTGSILAHEVMHAWLRLKGYPNLSPEVEEGICQVLAHMWLDSEIYAASGSDVASSSSSSSPSSSSSSSSSSSKKGKRSDFEKELGRFFKHQIETDTSSAYGDGFRKGNEAVLKYGLRATLDHIRLTGSFPL, encoded by the exons ATGGGTTGGTTGACCAAGGTTTTTAAAGGTTCTAGCCATAGAGGCCAATATCATGGGACACATGGTGATGGAAGAACTTGGGATGGGGCTCATGGCTCAGCG GATGAATGGGCAGAtattgagaaagaagaacttgACTGTGCTATTGCAATTTCTCTTTCAGAACAagaccaaaaaggaaaaaaagtgatTG ATGATGATTCTCAATCAGAGGAAGATGAATGTCTTGCTGGAGCTAAATCAGAGGAAGATGAAAGTCTTGCTGAAGCTAAATCCGAGGAAGATGAACATCTTCATGAAGTTAAATCTGAGGGAGATGAACATGTTTCTAAAGCTCAATTGGAGGAAGACGAACAACTTGCAAAAGCTATTCAAGAAAGTTTGTTCTTGGATTCTCCTCCACATGACAATAGAAATATATTTCAACCTTATCCATTCCCCTTTCCATCTGGACACAG GATCTGTGCTGGCTGCAACACTGAGATTGGCCATGGACGATTTTTGAGCTGCATGGATGCTGTTTGGCATCCAGGATGTTTTTGTTGTCATGCTTGCAATCTACCCATTAATGATCATGAG TTTTCTATGTCAGGCAAGCGCCCTTATCACAAATCCTGCTATAAGGAGCAGCATCACCCAAGATGTGATGTTTGCAAGATTTTT ATCCCAACAAATTCAGCAGGTCTTATCGAGTATAGGGCACATCCTTTCTGGATGCAGAAGTACTGCCCCTCACATGAACGTGACAGGACTCCTCGGTGTTGCAGCTGTGAAAGAATGGAG CCGAGGGACACGAGATATCTGTTACTTGAAGATGGTCGGAAGCTTTGTTTAGAGTGTCTAGACTCAGCAGTTATGGATACTCATGAGTGCCAGCCTCTTTACCTTGAAATACAAGACTTCTATGAAGGTTTACATATGAAAGTGGAGCAGCAAGTTCCAATGCTCTTGGTTGAGAGACAAGCGCTAAATGAGGCCATGGAGGGAGAAAAGAAT GGTCACCATCACATGCCTGAGACCAGAGGACTTTGCTTGTCAGAAGAACAGACGGTTACCACT ATCTCAAGGAGGCCAAGGATGGCGGACTACCAATTTATGGACATGATAACTGAGCCTCGTAGGTTGATCCGTAGGTGTGAAGTAACAGCAATTCTTGTTTTGTATGGCCTTCCTAG GTTGTTGACAGGGTCAATCCTGGCTCACGAGGTGATGCATGCGTGGCTCAGGCTTAAAG GTTACCCCAATCTTAGTCCAGAGGTTGAAGAGGGTATTTGCCAGGTCTTAGCTCATATGTGGTTGGATTCTGAGATCTATGCGGCATCTGGAAGTGATGTTGcttcatcatcatcctcttcatctccttcctcatcctCTTCGTCCTCTTCGTCATCATCAAAAAAGGGTAAAAGATCCGACTTTGAGAAGGAACTTGGTAGGTTTTTCAAACACCAGATTGAGACAGATACATCATCAGCTTATGGAGATGGATTCAGGAAAGGAAATGAGGCAGTGCTCAAGTATGGCCTGAGGGCTACTCTTGACCATATTCGATTGACAGGAAGCTTTCCTCTTTGA